Below is a window of Spirochaetota bacterium DNA.
ACCGTGAAACGGCGCTGAAACATCTGCAGAAAGCGAACATCGATATCCCTGTCGTGGACGGCGGGAATGAACGCGTCGATTCGGTGATGAACGGCATGCGCGCGCTGGCCTCCTCGGGGATAGGATATGTTTTCATTCACGACGGCGTACGCCCGCTCGTACCGAAAAGCGATCTTGAGCAGCTTGAGAAAGCGGTGCACATGCACGACGCGGCCATACTCGCCGCACCGGTGACCGACACGATAAAAGCCGTGAGAGAAGGGGTTATCACCGGTTCCCCCGAACGCTCGACGCTTTGGCGGGCGCTCACCCCGCAGGCATTCTCATACGAACGCTATATGACCGCGCTGAACGCATATCGCGCCGACGCATCGCGCATTCCGGCGACCGACGATGCCGCCGTCTATGCAGCCTACGCGGGTGACGTGCATATCGTTCCCGGCGACCCGTGCAATATCAAGGTCACCCATGCCGAGGACATCGAGATATTCCGAACATTGAAAAAAAACGTAAACAGTATAGGATAGCCACGCACCGTATCGCACGATTTTTTTCGCGAGGGTTCTATCATGTTGCGCACCGTCTTCGTCGTTCTCATCATGCTGCCGGGGACGATCACCGTTATCGGTCTGGAAACCGTCGTGGTGCTGCTGCTCCTCCCGTTCCGACGCTTCCGCAACGATGTGCTCCATCGCATCAATTGCACCTGGGGAAAGTTATTCTTCCTTATTTCAGGGTCATCCATTACCGTGGACGGACTTGAGAATTTTGACAGAAAAAAAGCACACATCATAATGATGAATCATCAGGGGGCATTCGATATCTTCCTTCTGTTCGCCGTGCTTCCCGGTCAATTCCGTTGGCTGTCGAAGGACACCTATTTCAAGATCCCCGTTCTTGGATGGTTCATGACGCTCTCAGGTTATGTCTCCATCGTCCGCGAAAAAAAGAAAAGCGCCTACGAGAGCATGCTTGCCGCCGGGGTGCGGCTCAAAGAGAACCGGAGCATCGCGATATTCCCCGAGGGGACGCGAAGCCATGACGGCGAGGTACAGCGTTTCAAGCCCGGCATTCTCATACTCACCGAGAATTATCCGGCAGTACCGATACTGCCGGTCGTCATACACGGGACAACACACATCATGAAAAAGGGTTCGTTCGCGATAAAGCCCTCGCATGTGCACGTGGAGATACTCCCGCCGTTCGATATCAATGCGGTGCACGGCGACCGCAACGCGAAGATATCAGCGCTCGAGCGCCTTATGCGCGACAAGCATGTGCATGTGAAATCAAAAGCGCATGCCCGGTCGAAACATCGATGACTCCGGGCCTCTATGTCGTCGCCACGCCCATCGGCAATCTGAAGGATATCACCTATCGCGCGGTGGAAACGCTCCGCGATGTATCGTTCATCGCCGCCGAGGACACACGGCGCACGATGATACTCCTCAATGCGTACGATATCAAAAAGGAGCTCATCTCCTATCACGGCCATTCGGACGAACGCCGCATGGAACGCATCATCGAACGCATGCAGGCGGGTGAATCCTGCGCGCTCGTGAGCGAGGCGGGCACGCCGGGCATAAGCGACCCCGGTGTGCGTCTCATCTCCAACGCGAGGGAAGCGAATATCCCCGTCATCCCGATACCCGGAGCGAGCGCTTTCGTCACCCTCCTTTCTGTCGCCGGCATACCGACGAACGGGGTTCTTTTCGTCGGCTTTCTCCCCCCGAAAAGCGGCTCCCGGAGGAATCGCCTGACCGAGCTCTGCACCGCTGAAAAAAAGGTCATCGTGCTCTACGAATCGGTGCACCGCATCACGGCGCTTGCCGCGGATATAGCCGCCGTATTCCCGCCGGAGACGCCGGTGGTCATCGGACGCGAGTTAACAAAACAATTCGAAACGATACGACGATTTTGTAGTAAAGATTTGCTTGATTATTCCGAAAATGGTAGTATAATTAAAGGAGAATTTACGCTTATTATTGACAATCGGGGAAAAGCGTTAAAGTCCCTTTCAGAAGACGCCGACAATGAAGGTGAAGGAGCAGTCGTATGACTATTGACAAAATTGGCACCGGTAACAATATCCAGCCGACACATCACATCCGGAAGGTCGAGAAACCGACCACGGTGCAGCAATCCGACCGTATCGATATATCCGCCGACAAGCGCGAGCGCGTCGAGCTTGAGAATATCGTCAAGGCAGCCCCGGATATCCGCGCCGACAAGGTGGCGGAGGCTAAGGCGAACCTCGAACGCTACATGAAGGACGACAAGGTGTTCGACGAGGTCGCACGGCGCGTCATACGCTCGCTTGTCGAATAGCTTCGACCGATACCACAGTGAACAGAAAGCGGCGACAGCGCCGCTTTTTTATTTGTTGCCCATTGCGCCGGGGCGGCCGTAGAAATCACCGAATGAGGCGCGGTACTGCGCGGGAGAGACCCTCTCGAATTTCTTGAACCAGCGCGAAAAGTAGAACGGGTCGTCGAACCCGAGCGATGATGCTATCGATGCTATCGTGTCCGTACCGCCGGCCAGCCGCTTCCTCGCCGAATCCATTTTCAGCATCTTGAAATATGCCCCCGGAGCGCTGCCTGCGATGCGCGGGAAGATCTTGCGCACATATTCATAGCTCAACGACGCGGACTCGCAGAAGAATGCGAGATCGAACGATGCATCAGCGACCTTGGACTTCATGCCCTGTATGACGCGGGAGACAGCTTCGTGCTCCCGTGTGAGTGCAGCCTCTGTCCTCCCCCGGAGAAGCATGCCGGCGAGCATGCCGGTCATTATCTCCGTGATACGGTCGATATACCGGGCAGGGTGTCTGTCCTTAAGCGCTATGCACGCATTCCAGCGCGTACGCACGGATCGATCATTCCCGAGATGTATGACAGGTCTCGCAGGGTCGAGCATGCCGTTGTCCCGCCATCGATCGGCGATGTCACCCTCGAAAAGGAACCAGTAATGCGTCGACGGCGTCGATAATGAACCGTAGGTATGCCACACACCGGGGAACAAAAAATACGCTTCCCCCGCATTAATGGTACGCTGTGCCGTATAGTGCGATGCGAATTCGACCGAGCCCCTGGCTACATACACGACGGCGTATGTCGAAAGCGTTCTCCGCTCACGCGGCCATGTACCCGCGCTCAATCCCTGGCGCCCTACCCCGAGCGCCTCGATGCCGAGCGTATGCGCCCGAATGCTTCTCTCGCCGAACCACATGAGCGCAGTATATCGGGAGACGAACGTTGATGCAATGCTGTATCTCGGTCAGCGTGCGGTCTTCCGTTTCAGTTTGATCGCCGCATCCCGTTCGATGCGTTTGACCATGACGGACACCGTGCCCCCCCGCGGCAGTGGTTTCGCTCTCTCCGACAAGCGAT
It encodes the following:
- a CDS encoding IspD/TarI family cytidylyltransferase, with the translated sequence MTSLNDNGLILLIGGRSRRANLDVKKQFYPVDGEALFIHAIRSLFILPFKHSVLVAPAEDRETALKHLQKANIDIPVVDGGNERVDSVMNGMRALASSGIGYVFIHDGVRPLVPKSDLEQLEKAVHMHDAAILAAPVTDTIKAVREGVITGSPERSTLWRALTPQAFSYERYMTALNAYRADASRIPATDDAAVYAAYAGDVHIVPGDPCNIKVTHAEDIEIFRTLKKNVNSIG
- a CDS encoding lysophospholipid acyltransferase family protein; this encodes MLRTVFVVLIMLPGTITVIGLETVVVLLLLPFRRFRNDVLHRINCTWGKLFFLISGSSITVDGLENFDRKKAHIIMMNHQGAFDIFLLFAVLPGQFRWLSKDTYFKIPVLGWFMTLSGYVSIVREKKKSAYESMLAAGVRLKENRSIAIFPEGTRSHDGEVQRFKPGILILTENYPAVPILPVVIHGTTHIMKKGSFAIKPSHVHVEILPPFDINAVHGDRNAKISALERLMRDKHVHVKSKAHARSKHR
- the rsmI gene encoding 16S rRNA (cytidine(1402)-2'-O)-methyltransferase; the protein is MTPGLYVVATPIGNLKDITYRAVETLRDVSFIAAEDTRRTMILLNAYDIKKELISYHGHSDERRMERIIERMQAGESCALVSEAGTPGISDPGVRLISNAREANIPVIPIPGASAFVTLLSVAGIPTNGVLFVGFLPPKSGSRRNRLTELCTAEKKVIVLYESVHRITALAADIAAVFPPETPVVIGRELTKQFETIRRFCSKDLLDYSENGSIIKGEFTLIIDNRGKALKSLSEDADNEGEGAVV
- a CDS encoding flagellar biosynthesis anti-sigma factor FlgM; its protein translation is MTIDKIGTGNNIQPTHHIRKVEKPTTVQQSDRIDISADKRERVELENIVKAAPDIRADKVAEAKANLERYMKDDKVFDEVARRVIRSLVE
- a CDS encoding AraC family transcriptional regulator, whose product is MSAGTWPRERRTLSTYAVVYVARGSVEFASHYTAQRTINAGEAYFLFPGVWHTYGSLSTPSTHYWFLFEGDIADRWRDNGMLDPARPVIHLGNDRSVRTRWNACIALKDRHPARYIDRITEIMTGMLAGMLLRGRTEAALTREHEAVSRVIQGMKSKVADASFDLAFFCESASLSYEYVRKIFPRIAGSAPGAYFKMLKMDSARKRLAGGTDTIASIASSLGFDDPFYFSRWFKKFERVSPAQYRASFGDFYGRPGAMGNK